Below is a window of Humulus lupulus chromosome 2, drHumLupu1.1, whole genome shotgun sequence DNA.
AATGACACAAAATATTAAATTTAGTGACATTTTAAAATGTcacttaaataaatatttttcttaacATCTGAAAAATGTTACTAATACTAGTGCAATTTCTTTCCTGATGGCATGTatgaaattttgaattaattttatcGGGCTTACAAAAATGTCCACTAATTTGGTTGTTTCCCtctcattttttaataatatcaataaataaataaataatttttttaattctaatttatcaaatattttcaaaatttagagACCCTCCAGTGGCACTCGCACATAcatctctctcttttcttcaacCCCAACTTATCTGCACCCTACCGCGCCTCTTCTCGGAGATTTTGATGTCGTCGACGACGGTAGCAAATGCGAAGGGGAAAAAAAGATGGTGAGGTCGCCTTTGGCGTTCTTGGTATCGACTCCTCCCATCTCTGGCTCACCCCCTCTCTCTTTCGGGTCTAGGTATGTGATTTTTGGTCATTTGTTGATATGGGCACtgattaaatttttacaaaaatattgatTAAAAATGTTTGGTAATCCACAATCTGGCCAAATGGGCGCTAAGACACTTTCTAGTATGTTTTCTTTGTTCAATTGGTATGGTGCATTACAGTGAGACATTGAGTTTATAGAAAGGGATAACTTGTGAGGGTTCAATTGTAGTTTCCATGTATGAGAGTAATCAAGTATATAAAATTGCAGCTTTCTAATTGCATTTTTGGGTTTGAATGAGTAATTGGATTTGTTTTATTGATCCTTGTTTATCTTTGTAACAACGAAATTTCTGGGTTGGAGCTCGATGGTATGATGGATACATGCTTGCTAACCTTGTGTCTTTGAGAAATTTGTGAGAAAGCAGATagatttctattatttttattttatattaaggATTGAAACTATACCCACTGGTTTTGAGGTGATCTTTTGTTGTTTACTAGTGATGTGAGTGACAACAACATTCACGATTCAATTCCATATCAATTTCTGCCAAATCTTACGAGCCTGTAACATTCAACGTTTTTGTAATtgatttatgtattttttttaatgtctttCCTTGGAGCAGTCACTTTTATGGTTAACTACTCGACTGATGCTGATTGTGTTCTCTACAGGAGTCTTGCAAAAACCAATCATAGTGGGAGTCTTCCTTATTCCATATCTTTCATGCCTTCTCTCAAATATTACTTGTGAGTGATTTTCTTTCTTGTATAAAATTTTCCTTTTGGTGAAATTCAGCTGCGACATATGTAGTTATCTTTGCTAATTTCTGAATTGTTGGTTTCAGGAATGTAAGTCGTAACTCACTTTCTCAGTCAATTGGGGACATTTTTTCCAATGGTATGGTAACTTCATTTCTTTTGTATCTAAGACATGTATTTTAGATGTTGTTTTTAAGGTCACAAGATTTTTATGTTTCCATCTACTTTGATTATCTGTCTTCttttgttatttatattttttgatGTATTTCATGAAGGTGTGGTTTTGATCTTGTGGTAAGCAAGcatcaaatttatatatatatatatatatatttatatatgtgctcgttatgttttttttaaattatttgtggGAATTAGTATATATGTTGGATTTGTTAATTTCTGCTTTGTGCTTTTCAGCCATGGATTAAATCCCTGGACACTCACACACACCTCACTTATGTTTAGTTATTgctttatttgtttatatatatatatatatattgaacctAAGCTCTTCATCAAATTACCCTACACTTATAAGAATTATGAAAGTGTAACGTTTCAATGCCTTGTAAATTTTATCATATATGTATAGACCATATGGTTTAATAATTAGATTTGAGAAGTTTTCTAGTGTTTTCAATCCCATATTATAGTTTCTGTTGTCTATTATTGACACGTTCATAGTCTTTATTTACATAGTGACTTTTTTTCAGGTTTACTGTTTCACATGATCAACAGGTGCTTAATATGTTTGTTTATCTATGTGTGGTTTAGCTGCGTTGTTTAATTAACTTGAATACATTTTATGTGGATGGACAAACATGTGTAAAACTTACTATTACTTGCAGATGACTACGATTATTCTTTCATAGCTACTATATAGTATGTGGCTTGGTAATGACTATGATTTATTAATACCCTTGTGTCTAAATAGGACAATAGCACAATAATGGTGTATTTTGACAGTTGATTCTTGAATAGATTGGTTTGCTTATAAATGGTATCCCAACCTCTTTTAGCATTTGAAAATGAAGCCAAGGCCTCTTAACCTTGTTAAAAATAAAGGTTGTGAGGAATGTTGTAAAACGCCCTACTataatactttgtaaaatatttgcatgctcataagtaggggtggcaattcgtgtaaacgtgtcagattcgtgtcgacacgattaaggtcaacacgaacacgacacgattattaaacgtgtcaaaaatatgaacacgaacacgacacgattattaaacgggtcaacacgacacgaacacgataacacaattatgacacgattaattataattatacgaaaaaaatcagaaaacctatgtaaagtatttgtgttatcgtgtctgacacgattatgacacgacacgattattaaatgggtcgacacgattatgacacgacacgattaaggtaaacacgaacacgacacgattattaaacgtgtcaaaaactcaaacatgaacacgacacgattattaaacgtgtcgtgttcgtgtttaccttaatcgtgtcgtgtcgtgtcatgTCATCGTGTCGTGAtccaaattgccacccctactCATAAGCTTATAGAAGAAAATCCACTTATTATAAAAATCttagtggggccttgctaaaacatgcaagttgggcccaatagtttaaaagaaaaataaaagtttttatgcaacgttttaaaaataattaaagttaaAGTCTCACCGATAAgttctaaaaatttaaaataacataacattattctttataaatttgtgtttaaaactgATCGTTTCTCATCCATAAGATGCCCTCACGCCATACACAcgtgccaaagagaaatcctgtttgctacctggaagggaaagtaaaggggtgagctaaaagcccagtgaggaagtacaaataacacacaagtaaAACACGACAAAACATATTCACACTCATACATCGTCATACATCATAAGTATCATTAtcataaccatcatcatcatcatcataaacataaacataatcatcataatacaaacatcatatacatagtcatcataaacataactccataacataaacatcatatacatagtcatcataaacataacatcatattTTTGTGAACAtgacccgctaacttgtccatgtcacatcttgaggtaaacaggatctctggtccttgaataatctCGACGCATTCGTCCTATGAGTtgcgtcttcatatccttagtaactcgggttacgtcttctcatccttagtaacccctctttgttgtgt
It encodes the following:
- the LOC133815937 gene encoding protein STRUBBELIG-RECEPTOR FAMILY 8-like, with amino-acid sequence MVRSPLAFLVSTPPISGSPPLSFGSRSLAKTNHSGSLPYSISFMPSLKYYLNVSRNSLSQSIGDIFSNGLLFHMINRCLICLFIYVWFSCVV